A region of Natribaculum luteum DNA encodes the following proteins:
- a CDS encoding NosD domain-containing protein codes for MSDRRRVVWISLLIGAILIAGLGPFVVETGSTAPDPVPFDDTVAMGITPEEQLEEPDRIDLPKAQVFYSQYRYVVGYHGIDRFVDTRRQAGHEQRFGYPLAVYVTDYSDTSVDLSDEGYPSADGPVGWTDAETATYVVESDARTLRSDAVLPFSSRSDAEAYASTHGGSLLTWQELLEYPFEIDDATTVRERVDEKRAAADTLVASSRTFLERPTSVVVGEDVATIQEAVDAAPAETTVVVPDGTYEELVEIDRPITLAGEGNVTIRGDDENTVVQVTAERAAVRNVRITGVGNTTRAEDDESIEGQDTVLEMAYGRGDAGVEIDDASRVLVEDVAIETPANGILIRDSPETVVRNVTVDGGDEWTDAYMGVMTMRSEDGVVENSRFRDGRDGIYTHRSHGLVYRNNTLERNRIGVHLMYTSRTVIADNEIRDARATGIHVMTNPEQNAVVGNDVRNGPQGIRTGGWNSYFARNVVANNDLGMTTEAGNSIYEDNVIANNEEGLRASHILPTNRVVGNDFVGNDRHATAREGPLRIWTRDGAGNFWHGAFGESDGEVLDRSYAPTGPTDRRLHRVDGTPALARAPLLDALSGLEGTVPGMRTGSIVDLAPLCEPSNPDLLESVEWSGLERDCDAAQSTDR; via the coding sequence ATGAGTGACAGGCGGAGAGTCGTCTGGATTTCGTTGCTCATCGGAGCGATACTGATCGCGGGTCTCGGTCCGTTCGTCGTCGAGACGGGGTCGACTGCGCCGGACCCGGTTCCGTTCGACGACACCGTCGCGATGGGTATCACGCCCGAAGAACAGTTGGAAGAACCGGACCGAATCGACCTGCCGAAAGCCCAGGTCTTTTACTCCCAGTATCGCTACGTCGTCGGCTACCACGGCATCGACCGGTTCGTCGACACTCGACGGCAAGCGGGACACGAACAGCGTTTTGGCTACCCGCTCGCGGTGTACGTCACCGACTACAGTGACACGAGCGTCGACCTGTCCGACGAGGGCTACCCGAGTGCGGACGGCCCCGTCGGCTGGACCGACGCCGAGACGGCTACCTACGTCGTCGAGAGCGACGCACGGACGCTCCGCAGCGACGCCGTTCTCCCGTTTTCGAGCCGCAGCGACGCCGAGGCGTACGCATCGACACACGGCGGGAGCCTCCTGACGTGGCAGGAGTTACTCGAGTACCCCTTCGAGATCGACGACGCCACCACCGTCCGCGAACGCGTCGACGAGAAACGGGCGGCCGCGGACACTCTCGTCGCCAGCTCGCGGACGTTTCTCGAGCGGCCGACGTCCGTCGTCGTCGGCGAGGACGTGGCCACTATCCAGGAGGCAGTCGACGCTGCCCCGGCAGAGACGACGGTCGTCGTGCCGGACGGGACCTACGAGGAACTCGTCGAGATCGACCGGCCGATCACGCTGGCCGGCGAGGGGAACGTGACGATCCGGGGTGACGACGAGAACACGGTCGTCCAGGTTACGGCCGAACGGGCCGCGGTGAGAAACGTCCGGATAACCGGCGTCGGCAACACGACGCGTGCCGAGGACGACGAATCGATCGAAGGTCAGGATACGGTCCTCGAGATGGCCTACGGACGGGGAGATGCTGGCGTCGAGATCGACGACGCATCGCGAGTGCTGGTCGAGGACGTGGCGATCGAGACGCCGGCGAACGGCATCTTGATCCGCGACAGCCCGGAGACCGTCGTTCGGAACGTGACCGTCGACGGCGGCGACGAGTGGACCGACGCGTACATGGGCGTCATGACCATGCGGTCGGAAGACGGGGTCGTCGAAAACTCGCGGTTCCGCGACGGTCGGGATGGCATCTACACCCACCGATCACACGGCCTCGTCTACCGGAACAACACCCTCGAGCGAAACCGAATCGGCGTGCACCTGATGTACACCTCGCGAACCGTCATCGCCGACAACGAGATCAGGGACGCGAGAGCGACGGGGATCCACGTCATGACGAATCCGGAGCAAAACGCGGTCGTCGGCAACGACGTTCGGAACGGGCCCCAGGGGATTCGAACCGGCGGGTGGAACTCCTACTTCGCCCGGAACGTCGTCGCGAACAACGACCTCGGAATGACGACCGAGGCCGGAAACTCGATCTACGAAGACAACGTCATCGCGAACAACGAGGAGGGTCTTCGGGCGAGTCACATCCTGCCGACAAACCGGGTTGTGGGCAACGACTTCGTCGGCAACGACAGACACGCGACCGCGCGCGAAGGACCGCTCCGGATCTGGACGCGAGACGGCGCGGGGAACTTCTGGCACGGTGCGTTCGGCGAGAGCGACGGCGAGGTCCTCGATCGTTCCTACGCGCCGACCGGCCCGACCGATCGGCGACTCCACCGCGTCGACGGCACGCCAGCGCTGGCACGAGCACCGCTGCTCGACGCGCTCTCCGGACTCGAGGGAACCGTCCCCGGGATGCGAACGGGAAGTATCGTCGACCTGGCACCGCTTTGCGAACCGTCGAATCCCGATCTGCTCGAGTCCGTCGAGTGGTCCGGACTCGAACGAGACTGCGACGCGGCCCAGTCGACTGACAGATGA